Proteins from one Rosa chinensis cultivar Old Blush chromosome 7, RchiOBHm-V2, whole genome shotgun sequence genomic window:
- the LOC112178742 gene encoding GEM-like protein 1, with the protein MSEQHQVAGDTKPPTHSQDYAPYPKLDPNDVAPPPHSETWTSVSIASEKSESPSVPSAPSVANPEVHPEARAPPIPEDNAAATTMPLESNPYVTNPAPPPSSSVKNKVDSVKDVLGKWGKKAVETTKKGQDLAGNMWQHLKTGPSFADAAVGRIAQSAKVIAEGGYEKIFQKNFETVPDEQLLKTFACYLSTSAGPVMGVIYLSTAKLAFCSDDPLSYKTGDQTAWSYYKVVIPLHQLKAVNPSTSKVKAAEKYIQVISVDNHEFWFMSFVNYDSAVKHLQEAVQPHPQPQPQPHSL; encoded by the exons ATGAGCGAGCAGCATCAGGTAGCCGGCGACACAAAGCCTCCTACTCACTCCCAAGACTACGCTCCTTACCCTAAGCTCGATCCAAACGACGTCGCTCCGCCTCCCCACTCCGAAACCTGGACCTCCGTCTCCATCGCCTCAGAAAAGTCCGAATCGCCGTCAGTCCCGTCAGCGCCGTCGGTCGCGAATCCCGAAGTACACCCCGAGGCTCGGGCACCGCCGATCCCCGAAGACaacgccgccgccaccaccatGCCGCTGGAGTCCAACCCTTACGTCACCAATCCGGCTCCGCCTCCTTCTTCGTCCGTCAAGA ATAAGGTGGATTCAGTGAAAGATGTTCTTGGAAAATGGGGAAAGAAGGCTGTGGAGACTACCAAGAAGGGTCAGGATCTTGCGGGCAACATGTGGCAACACT TGAAAACAGGACccagttttgctgatgctgctGTAGGAAGAATTGCTCAGAGTGCAaaagtgattgctgaaggtggTTATGAGAAGATCTTTCAGAAAAATTTTGAGACAGTCCCTGACGAGCAACTTCTGAAGACATTTGCTTGCTATCTGTCCACATCTGCTGGCCCCGTAATGGGAGTTATATATTTGTCAACAGCAAAGCTTGCATTTTGCAGTGATGACCCCCTTTCATACAAGACTGGTGATCAGACTGCATGGAGCTATTATAAG GTGGTTATTCCATTACATCAGCTAAAGGCAGTCAACCCATCAACGAGCAAAGTCAAAGCAGCTGAAAAATACATCCAGGTCATCTCTGTTGACAACCATGAGTTCTGGTTTATGAGCTTTGTAAACTATGATAGTGCTGTGAAACACCTTCAAGAAGCAGTGCAGCCCCACCCCCAGCCCCAGCCCCAACCCCACAGCTTGTAA
- the LOC112176420 gene encoding transport inhibitor response 1-like protein, with amino-acid sequence MGEDPSSSQMSEDDDRSPPLDPISNKARNCSGSGCPSSSSSGGGGTDYIIPYPDQVLENVLENVLCFLTARQDRNAASLVCKSWYRAEALTRSELFIGNCYAVSPRRATARFSRVRAVSIKGKPRFADFNLMPAHWGAHFGPWVSAMAKAYPWLEKVYLKRMSVTDDDLALLAEAFPGFKDLVLVCCDGFGTSGLAVVASKCRQLRVLDLIDSEVMDDDVDWICCFPESQTCLESLMFDCVECHVNFEALERLVIRSTSLKKLRLNRYVSIGQLHRLMVRAPQLTHLGTGSFSSSEGNAQGDQELDCVSAFAACKSIVCLSGFKEIFVDQLPAIYPVCANLTNLNFSYANISAEQLKPVIRNCHKLQTFWVLDSVCDEGLKAVAATCKELRELRVFPVDPREDIEGPVSEIGFQAISEGCRKLQSILYFCQRMTNEAVKAMSKNCPDLVVFRLCIMGRHRPDHVTGESMDEGFGAIVMNCKKLTRLAVSGLLTDQAFSYIGQYGKLVRTLSVAFAGDSDMALQYLLEGCPKLQKLEIRDSPFGDSALRSGLHHYYNMRFLWMSSCLLTPQGCRDIARALPRLVVEVINSDQQVETGEYVDILYMYRSLDGQRDDIPKFVDIL; translated from the exons ATGGGAGAGGACCCTTCATCGTCCCAAATGTCCGAAGACGACGACCGATCTCCGCCGTTGGATCCCATCTCCAACAAAGCCCGCAACTGCTCCGGGTCGGGTTGccccagcagcagcagcagcggcGGCGGCGGCACCGACTACATCATCCCTTACCCGGACCAAGTCCTCGAGAACGTTCTAGAAAACGTGCTCTGCTTCCTCACCGCCCGCCAAGACCGCAACGCCGCCTCATTGGTCTGCAAGTCATGGTACCGCGCCGAGGCCCTCACCCGATCCGAGCTCTTCATCGGCAACTGCTACGCCGTATCGCCACGCCGGGCCACGGCCCGGTTCAGCCGGGTCCGGGCCGTGTCCATCAAGGGGAAGCCCAGGTTCGCCGACTTCAACCTCATGCCGGCCCATTGGGGCGCCCACTTCGGGCCCTGGGTCTCCGCCATGGCCAAGGCTTACCCTTGGCTCGAGAAAGTCTATCTCAAGCGCATGTCCGTCACCGACGACGATCTGGCTCTGCTGGCCGAGGCGTTCCCCGGGTTCAAGGACCTCGTTCTGGTTTGCTGTGATGGATTTGGGACCAGTGGCCTCGCTGTGGTCGCCAGTAAGTGCAG ACAGCTTAGGGtgcttgatttgattgattctGAGGTTATGGACGACGATGTGGATTGGATATGTTGTTTTCCTGAGAGCCAAACCTGTCTGGAGTCTCTGATGTTTGATTGCGTAGAATGCCACGTAAATTTCGAGGCATTGGAGAGGCTGGTGATTAGGTCAACTTCCTTGAAGAAACTTAGGTTGAACCGCTATGTTTCAATTGGGCAGCTACACCGCTTGATGGTTCGAGCTCCACAGCTCACTCACCTAGGAACGGGCTCATTCAGTTCATCGGAGGGCAATGCTCAGGGGGATCAAGAACTGGATTGTGTCTCTGCTTTTGCTGCTTGCAAATCCATAGTCTGTCTATCTGGGTTCAAGGAGATATTTGTGGATCAGTTGCCTGCAATTTACCCCGTCTGTGCTAATCTGACCAATCTGAATTTCAGCTATGCAAACATCAGTGCAGAACAACTTAAACCAGTCATACGAAACTGCCACAAGCTCCAGACTTTCTGG GTACTTGATTCAGTATGTGATGAAGGCCTTAAGGCAGTGGCTGCAACTTGCAAGGAACTGCGTGAACTTCGGGTCTTCCCAGTCGACCCTCGTGAAGATATTGAGGGTCCTGTGTCTGAGATTGGTTTCCAAGCCATTTCTGAGGGTTGTAGGAAACTGCAATCTATATTATATTTCTGCCAACGTATGACGAATGAAGCTGTGAAAGCCATGTCAAAGAACTGCCCAGATCTTGTGGTGTTTCGTCTGTGTATAATGGGGCGCCACCGGCCTGACCATGTTACTGGTGAGTCCATGGATGAAGGTTTTGGAGCAATAGTTATGAATTGTAAGAAGCTCACCCGCCTCGCTGTGTCTGGTTTACTGACTGATCAAGCTTTCAGTTACATTGGGCAATATGGAAAATTGGTTCGAACTCTCTCAGTTGCCTTTGCTGGTGACAGTGACATGGCTCTACAATATTTGCTTGAGGGCTGCCCTAAATTGCAGAAGCTTGAAATCCGGGACAGTCCATTTGGGGATTCAGCATTACGCTCTGGCTTGCATCACTATTACAACATGAGATTCCTTTGGATGTCATCATGCTTGTTAACTCCGCAAGGTTGTCGAGATATTGCTCGAGCACTGCCCCGCCTGGTTGTGGAAGTGATCAACAGTGATCAACAGGTGGAAACGGGTGAATATGTTGATATACTATACATGTACCGATCCCTTGATGGGCAAAGGGATGATATTCCAAAGTTTGTTGATATCCTGTAG